Part of the Paenibacillus aurantius genome, ATGGAGAAATGGGAGCAGGAGCTCACCGCCAGCCTTCTGGAGCTGGCCCGTCTTGTGCGGCAGAGCCAGGGTCGGGAGGGGCACCATGTCATTTACGACATCGAGAAATATTTGCGGACCCACTATCACCAGGATATCGCGCTGCAGGATATGGCGGATAAATACCACTTGAGCCGGGAATACATTTCTCGCAAGTTCAAGCAGGAGTTCAACGAGAACCTGTCCGACTACGTGGGGCGGATCCGGATCGAGAAGGCGAAGCAGCTGCTGGGCGATCCCGGTTTGCGCATTTCCCAGGTGGCCGAGATGGTCGGCTATTCGGATGAGAAATATTTCAGCAAGGTGTTCAAGAAGCTGACCGGCTCTTCTCCGAACGATTACCGGAAGCAGCTGGCCCGGAAGCCGTAAACTGACAATTTGTTCACAGATTCGGACGTTTTCATTTGCCGGGCTTTTAGGTATAATAGAAAATAATTGTGTATCGTGACGCCAGTCCCGGGAGGTGCTCTTCATGTTAACGTCCACGACCTTTTGGATCACCATCGTCGTGTTTCTGCTCTTTATCGCAGCGATGCTGACCGCCGCTTACAATGATGACAAGACCGAAGGCTTGTAAGCCTTCCCTCCCCTGCCTATTCCGGCAGGACAGGCCTGGCTTGAGCCTTTTCCAGGCAGCTCCGCTTTGGACCGTTCGCTGATTTAGGAGAGGGTCCAAAGAACCCAAAGCCGTCCCTTAAGGGGCGGCTTTGTTTATTGGAGCGGCGTTGTTCCGGTCTTGGCTTGGTCCAAACAAAAAAAGCACCCTTCTCTACCAAGAGAGAGGATGCTTCCGGCCAGCGGCGGACGGGTTTCCGTCAGCCCTTCATCTGGTCCATTTCCCGCAGGCATTGCCCGCAAACGTACTTGTCCTTGAACTCCGTTACTTCCTCCATCGAGGTGCAGAACACGCATCTGGGGCGGTAGCGCTCCAGAAGGATTTGATCCCCTTGAACGAGGATTTCGATGGGATCCCCCTCGTTCATCTGATACCGCTTGCGCAGCGACTTGGGCAGTACGATACGGCCCAGCTGATCTACCTTACGCACGACTCCCGCCGGTTTCATAATCTTCCCCTCACTCTTCCCATAGTATGTGATTTCATGCTGCCTTTAGCGCTAGTGATGGCCCTCCCACATTCAGCTTCGTGCCTCTTACCCAAAGGATATTGCTTTAGAACAGGCCGGTAAAGCCCGTCTGCCGCAGCCCTTCATAAAGAACGACCGCCGCGGAATTGGACAAGTTCAGGGAACGGACCGCCTCCCCCATAGGAATTCGCATGCAGGTTTCCGGATGGGCCCGCAGCAGCTCCTCCGGAAGCCCTTTCGTTTCTTTACCAAAAACAAAAAAATCCCCATCGGCAAACGAGAAGTCGGTATAGCGCCGCTCCGCCTTGGTCGTCGCATAATAATACCGGCCGGCCGGATAAAGCTTTTGAAGCTCCTCGAAGGAATCATGGTACTCCAGTTTGACGGAAGGCCAGTAGTCCAGCCCGGCCCGTTTCAAGGTTTTGTCATCCGTGGAAAAACCTAGAGGTTTAACCAGATGGAGGAACGTCCCTGTCGCGGCGCACGTACGGGAGATATTCCCCGTGTTTGCTGGGATTTCGGGCTCTACCAGGACAATGTGAAAAGCCATTATGTAGTTCACCTCGCAACATTACCTATTATACATCATCTTGTCTATGGTTCAAAAATTTTAACAATGGGATTACATCTTTTTAATACCGCCCTGACGCAGGAACGAAATAATAGAAGAGTCGAAAGAAACCAACGTTTCCATCAAGTTCCGGGTAAAGGAGAATCCATGTTATGCTGAAGAAAAAAATTCTCGTTGTCGACGATGAGCCTTCCATCTCCATGCTGCTTGATTTCAATTTGAAGCTGGTCGGCTTCGACGTTCTTTGTGTATACGACGGGGAAGCCGTATTCGAGGCCATTCCCGCGTTCCGGCCGGATCTGATCGTCCTGGATCTCATGCTCCCCAAGATGGACGGCATTCAGGTTTGCCGCAGGCTCCGGGATATGGGTAACCGGGTTCCAATTATCATGCTGACGGCCATGCAGGAGCTTAACGACAAAATAGCCGGCCTTGATAACGGAGCCGATGATTATATGACCAAACCTTTCAGCCCCCAGGAGCTTATCTCCCGGATTCAAGCCATCCTGAGGCGGATGCAGGGTCTTCCGGAGGAGGAAGAAGCCGAATCGATCGAAATCGGCAGCATCCGCATCCATCCGTCCCAGCGGGAGGTCACGGTAGAGGACCGGCCTGTGGACCTGACTCCCCGGGAGTTTGACCTGCTTCTCTTCCTGTGCCGGCACAAAGGAAAGGTGCTGAGCCGCCAGCAGCTTCTGCACGGAGTGTGGGACTATCATTTCCTCGGGGACACCCGCATCGTGGATGTCCACATCTCTCATCTCCGCGACAAAATGGAACGAAACCCCCGCACTCCCGAATATATCATGACGATTCGCAGTGTCGGCTATAAGCTTGCGGACGGGACGGCCGCGAGACGGACGCTCGCCTAGAGGAGCATCCTCACCCGCCTATGCAGCCTGCATCAGGCTGAGACAGTGCCTCCCCGCGGGAAGGGACCGTGCCGAACCCTTTCCTTCAAGGAAACGGGCTGTGGCGGCCATGCACTCTCACGGATCCTCTTGGATGAGGCGGCCGGCTTATCCTGTGATAGTTTCAGCTCCAGGCATCCTTTCTTGCCCGTTAACGACCATGCCCCGCGGAGGTTCTCCTCCAGCGGGGCATGGTCGTCTCAGAGGGTTGACCGGAATGATCCCTTTCCCCCTGTAATTTCCTAATTGGCTTGCAGCCTCTTATCCGTTCTTCCGGCGGAACTCGTCCATGAATTCGGCAAGGGCTTTGCAGCTTTCGTAAGGAACGGCATTATAGGTCGAGGCGCGCAGGTGGCCTACGCTGCGGTGACCGGGCAATCCGACGAAGCCGTTCGCCTTGGCCTCAGCCACGAAGGCTTTCTCCAGCTCTTCATTGGAGAGCTTGAAGGTGAGGTTCATGATCGACCGGCTGTCCCGGGCGGCCAGGCCTTCGTAGAAGCCGCCGCTGTTGTCGATAGCGGAATAGATCAGCCCGGTTTTCTCCCGGTTGCTGCGTTCCATGGCGGCGAGTCCGCCCTTCTCTTTGATCCATTTCAGAACCAGGTTAACCATATAGACCGAGTATACCGGCGGGGTATTATAGAGAGAATTGTTCTTAAGGTACGTTTCGTAACGAAGCATCGTCGGAATGCCCTTCGCCGCCTGCTTGGCGAAGTCTTCCCGAAGAATGACAACCGTCACCCCCGACGGGCCGAGATTCTTCTGGGCGCCGGCATAAATCATGGCAAATTTCGAGGCGTCGAACTCCCGGGATAGGATGTCGCTCGACATGTCCCCAATCAGCGGAACCTCCCCGGTATCCGGGAACTCGGCGAACTGCGTGCCGGCGATTGTTTCGTTGGAGGTCAGATGGACATAGGCGGCATCCGCCGGAACCTGAATCTCCGAAGGAGCCGGCATGCGCAGCGGCTTCTCCTTATCGGTCGAAGCGGCAATGGAAGCCTCCCCCATAAGCTGAGCCTCCTGGTAAGCCTTCTCCGACCAGCTTCCCGTCATCACGTAGCTTCCGGAACGGCCGCCCGCCGCGAAGTTCATCGGGATCATGGCGAATTGGGTGCTCGCTCCTCCCTGAAGGAAGAGAACCTTATAGCCCTCCGGCAGGCCAAGAAGCTCCGCCATCAGCTGCTGCGTTTCGTCGTTTACCTGCTCGTATTCCTTGCTGCGGTGGGAAATTTCCATGATCGACATGCCGATTCCCTTGTAGTCCACGAATTGTTCCTGAGCCTGCTGCAGCACCTCTAGAGGCAGTGCCGCCGGACCGGCATTAAAGTTGTACGCTCTCTTATTCATCCTCCACACCTGCTCCTTCTTTTGATATGGTAATGATAGCAATATTCCCTAGGGCCATCAAGCCCCATGACAAGGAGAGAAGCTTATGGAAACCAGCCTCCCCCGCCTGTTCCTGGCCATTCCCGCCGGAGACGAGAGCCGCGCCGCCCTCCGCGAAGCCTGCTCCCGCCTGAAGCCGTCGGCTCCCTTCCGCAAATGGGTGCATCCGGCGGACTATCATATTACGCTTCAGTTTTTGGGAGGAGTTCCCTCCTCCCAAATCGAGACGATCAAGGAAGCCTTGGCCAGGGAGCCCTTGGGTGAACCGTTCCGACTCGCGCTGAGCCGGCTCGGGACCTTCGGCGCCTCCTCCGCCCCCCGCGTGCTATGGGCCGGGCTTCAGGGCGATTTACCGTCTCTAGCCCGCCTTCAGCAGACGGTCACCACCCTCATGACGCCCTTCGGCTACCCGCCGGAGGACCGCCCGTTCAAGCCGCACATCACCCTCGCCCGCAAGGCGGAAGGGCCCGTCCGTCTGGAGGAGGTTCCTCTTGCCGCGGCCGATTGGACGGTAACCCGGTTCGTCCTTTACCAGACCCATATGGGAAGGTCCCCTATGTACGAAGAAATCGGGGAATTCCGCTTCATATAAAGAACCCCCAGGCAGAGCCCGGGGGTCAAACGGATTAAAGCGGATGAATTAGCAGCCGAAGTACAAAGCGTACTCTTGCGGATGAATCCGGATAGCAACCGATTTGGCTTCGCCGCGCTTGAATTCGATGTAGTTGGTAATGAAGTCCTGCGAGAACACGCCGCCTTGAGTCAGGAACTCGCTGTCGGCCGCCAGAGCGTCCAACGCCTCGTCCAGGGAAGCCGGTACGCTGCGGATTTCTCTAAGCTCTTCTTCTGGCAGTTCGTAGATGTTCTTGTCAAAAGGCCCGTAGCCCAGTTCACGCGGATCGATCTTCTTCTCGATTCCGTCGAGACCGGCCAGCAGCATAGCCGCGAAGGCCAGGTAAGGGTTAGCCGTAGAATCCGGCGTACGGAACTCGATGCGGCAGCCTTTTGGCGTAACAGCCGCAACCGGGATCCGGACGGCTGCCGAACGGTTGCCTTTCGAGAAGACCAGGTTAACCGGTGCTTCGTAGCCGGGAACGAGACGCTTGAAGGAGTTCGTGCTCGGGTTCGTCAAGGCGATCAGAGCCGGCGCGTGATGCAGGATTCCGCCGATGTAGTGCAGAGCGGTTTCGCTCAGATTGGCATATCCGCCCTTCTCATAGAACATAGGGCTGTCACCGTTGAAGATGCTCTGGTGAACGTGCATTCCGCTTCCGTTGTCGCCGAAGAGCGGCTTAGGCATGAAGGTCGCTACCTTGCCCCATTGTCTTGCGGTGTTGTGCACGATGTATTTGTATTTCATCAGGTTGTCGGCCGTCTTGGTCAGCGTGTCGAAGCGGAAGTTGATTTCGCCTTGTCCGGCCGTTGCCACTTCATGGTGATGGCGCTCGATGCGAAGACCGGCTTCCTGCATGAGACGGCACATTTCGCTGCGGATGTCCTGCTGGGTGTCGACAGGAGCAACCGGCACGTATCCGCCTTTAACCGGCACCTTGAAGCCCAGGTTGCCGCCTTCTTCCTTGCGTCCGGAGTTCCAGCCTGCTTCCTCGGAGTCCACTTCGAAATACGATTTGTTCATGCCGTTCTCATAACGCACATCGTCGAAGATGAAGAATTCGGATTCCGGTGCGAAGAAAGCAGCCGTACCCACGCCGGATTGCTGCAGGAATTCTTCCGCCTTCTGGGCGATGCTGCGCGGGTCGCGGTCATAGCGCTCGCCGTCCGGCGTATGGATATTACACATAACGATCAATGTCGGATGAGCGGTGAAAGGATCGACATATACCGTTTCGGTATCCGGCATCATAACCATGTCGGACTCTTCGATTCCGCGGAAGCCCGGGATGGAGGAACCGTCAAAAGCAACGCCGTTCTCAAACGTTTCTTCTTCCACTTCCGAAGCCGGAAGAGAAATGTGGTGGCCTTTACCGGAAAGATCCACGAAGCGGAAATCAACCCACTCGATGTTTTTCTCTTTGATAATGCTCATTACGTTCGCAGCTGACATGCAAAACCCTCCCAAATTCCGAACATTCATCGTGCTTAAGGCGATCATTGTTCAAGTTTTATGATAATCTTGCTGTAATTATAAAACGTTCGGTTTTTGTCGTCAATACTTATGTCAGCTATTTTTTAGATTTGTGTGAGGTATTCTCACACTATGGACGGAGGGTTGTCACAATTTGGACATAAATCGCTTTTCCACGAAAAAGAAACGGGCCGTTTCCCGAACTTTGTCGGATAACGGCACCGTTCTTTTGTCATTTCCTTGTGCAGGTCAGATTCTCCAAGACCCCGCCGGAACGGGCTCCTTCGGCGTTTCGAACCGCTTGCCGCACAGGGGGGCGAGCTTTTCCAAATCCTGGAGCAGACGGGCGAACTGATCGGGGAAGAGAGACTGCACCCCGTCTCCCGTCATGGAATTATCGGGATCGGTATGCATCTCGACGATCAGACCGTTCGCTCCGGCCGCCACCGAAGCTTTGCACATGGGCTCCACGAGCTCGCGCCGGCCGGTCCCGTGGCTCGGATCGGAAATGACCGGCAGGTGGCTGAGCTGCTGCAGGGCCGGAATGGCGGCAAGATCGAGCGTGTTGCGGGTGTAGCTTTCGAACGTTCGGATGCCGCGTTCGCAGAGCATAACGTTCGGGTTTCCCCCAGCCAGAATATATTCGGCCGCGTTCAGAAATTCATCGTACGTGGAGCTGAAGCCTCTCTTCAGCAGAACCGGCGTCTGGATCGTCCCGAGCTTGCGCAGGAGATCGAAGTTCTGCATGTTGCGCGTTCCGACCTGCAGGATGTCCGCATGCTCCGCGCAGATGTCCACGTATTCCGGCGTCATGACCTCGGTAATGGTAAGCAGGCCGTGCTTGCGTCCCGCCTCCGCCATCATCTCGAGTCCTTCCACCCCGACGCCCTGGAAGCTGTACGGTCCCGTGCGGGGCTTGAACGCTCCGCCTCTCAGCACTTGGCCGCCGGACATCTTCACCAGCCGGGCGATTTCATCGATCTGCCCGGGGGATTCCACCGCGCAGGGGCCGCCCATGATGACAAGCTGGTCTCCCCCGATCTCGACATCCTTGATCTTGATCACCGTGTCGGAAGGATGGAAATCGCGGCTCGCCAGCTTGTAGGATTTCGAGATCTTGATTACCTGCTCCACCCCCGACATTTGGCGAAGATGCTCCGCCAGCACAGGATCGGCCTTCCCGATAATGCCGATGACCGTCCGGTCCTCTCCCCGCGACACATGAGCCTTCACCTCGTGCCTCTCTATATAGGCCACGATCTCGGCAATCCGTTCCTGCCCGATTTTATTGGATGTGATGACGATCATGATCGGTTCCTCCTCCGAATGATTGGATATTTTCGCGCTTCAACGCTTATACGCTTTTAATCGTTAAAGCAACTATACAGGATGGACGAATTCTTCGTCAATAGCGATTTCCGCATGGGACGCCTTACCAGTCCGCCGGGATGAGGGGGCTTACCTTCTGTCTGGAATGAGCCCCTATATAAAAAGCGCCATCTCTGCCGGAGATGGCGCTGTGCTTGGCGAGCCTGGCTGGCCTTTTACCGGACAACCCGTCCTGAATCCTTATAAAGGAAAGAAATAGATGAGGCCCTTTTTACTTTCGGGAAACCAGCTCCCAATCCGATTCGGTTAAGCTCCCCATATACCACAGGGAGACTCCCTTCAGTCCGTAGTACTTGGCCAGCCATATTTTTTTGGCGATGCTCGCCGTGTCTTCATAGTAGATGTCGCTGATCCTTCCTCCGGTCTCGTCGTGCAGCCGGTTCAGGAAGAACGGAAGCGCGAAGCTGCTCACCGTAGCGGGATCGGCCTTCCGGCGCTCCACGGCGTCAATGGCCGGCTCCAAGAGCCGCGTAACTCCCTGTTCCGTAAGCCATTGGTTGGCCTGCTTGGAAATCCCGAGCACGAGCTTGCCCGCCGGAACGGCCTTCAGCGCCTCTTGCACGGTTTCGTTAACCAGAGGCAGCGGAGCCGACGGAAGACCCGAGGCTTCGTGATCGAAGTCATAAGCCATCAGAATAACCGTATCCGCCGAAGCGCCGATCCCTTGCAGATCATACCCTTTGTAGTAATAGCCGGGAGGAACCGCCACGGAGAGCGACTTGCCGGGCAAGCCCGCCTTCAGCTCCTGCAGGAAGCGGACGAACCCGGGTGCCTCCTCCCCGTTTCTCATATCTTCAAAATCGATACATACTCCCGTATACCCGAAACGGGGATCATCCAGCTGGGCCTTCAGCTCCTTAAGAAAGCTTTCCTTGGCGGCCGCATCCTTCAGGAAGGCGGAAAGCTTGGTCCGGTCGGCCGCATAGACCATGAGGTCCTTGGCGAGCCCGGCCTTGTCCGCCGCCTGTACCGCAAGCTCCGCTCCGTCCGGGAGTTTGTAGTCTCCCGTTCGCGTCTCCAGGCCGCCCTTTCCGGCCCCTTCGTATTTCAGGCTCGACCAGCCGAACACGACCTGATCCAAGGCCGTCATGCGGTTAGCCGCCTGAAAGGATTGGATGGCGTAGAAGCCCGTCATCTGAAGCGGATGCTGCCCCGCCCGCTTGTCCATCATGCGGTTGACAACCGCAGCGGCCTCGCTGCGCTTCAGAAGCGCCCGGGGACGAAATCCGTCATCTCCCTCCATTACGCCCTGGTTAACCGTATAGTAAACGGTGGGAGCAAGCGACGGGGCGATGGCTGAATCGTCGGGGAACGGATGCTTCGTTTTCTCGGCGTTCCATCCGCCCTGCAGCCAGGCAGAGGACACCTCCGTCCCGGACTGATCGAGAAGGTAACGCCCCATAACCGACGCCACCTCTTCCCGGGTGATGGGCTGCCCCGGCTTGAGGTCTCCCTTACCGTCCACCAGGAAGTCGATCCAATCCCGCTTCAGCGCTACAGCCAGATAGGGGGTGGACCAGCGGCCGGCCGCATCGGCGGGCAGGACGGCTTCCCCCTCCTCTCCCTCGATCCCCGCTGTGGTCACGAGCATTTTGATAAAGGCTTCGCGCGTCAGCGTCTCCTCGGGGAGGAAGATGCCTTCTCCCGCTCCGTCAATTACCCCCAAGGCATTCAGGGTATAGACATAATCCGCATACCAGGCCTTCTCTCCTACATCCTGAAAAGGCTCCAGCTGAACCTCGTAAGCCAGCGCGTCCCGGCTCCCGCTCATAGCCAGCAGAAGACCTGCCGACACCGCGATTTTCTTCAGCATCCGTCGTGATTCTCCTTCCATTACCGGCCATTCGACCGCCGTTCTGTATTGGGTACATCCCTACTATGAACGTTAGGGAGGAGGAAAAGGTTGCACTTTCTCCTTCTCTCGCCAAGTACTGGCCCGGAAAACAAAAAAAATCCCCTGCCGGTCAGGCAGAAGATCCCGAGACCATTTAGGAGAATTAGAGCTTGCCTTTCTCGACCGAGAGAAGCTGGGCTTTGCGCTTCAGCCTCTTCTCTTTGCGCCGGGCCGTATACAATCCCAGCAGGAGCTTGATCGGGAAGTAAACGAGGACCCCGAGCACCGCTCCCACAATCATCCCGCCGACAATCAGATCCATGGCTCCCTTCAGGAGCTTCTCCAGCCAATGCGGCTGAAAATGGATATGATGAACGAAACCTTTGGGAACCACAAGACTCCCTACCTTTTTGTTCAGGAACATCATGGGCACGTAGATGATCTTGCCGAACAGGAAACCGATCAGGGCCCCCGGCAGACTGGCCCGGAACAAATACACCAGCGGCAGGATGAGAACCGCCGCCAGCCCTCCGGTGGGAAGGGTGAACATCTCGACGAACAAGCCGATTCCGAACCCTTTCGCTACCTTGGCGGGACCGCCCTTGGCTCTTAGCAGCAGCAAATATTTAAGTTTAAGCCAGCGCCTGGCCTTCTCGATCCGGCCCGGCTGCAGCCTTTGCTTGGTGAAAGTCCCTTGTACCATTATCCTCTTCCTATCTTACCCTTTAGATTTCGCCGCCGGAATGAGTTTCTTCATGTTGATCGTCCGTTGGATAATCCAGGTCGAAGGGTCAACCGGATCGTACTGCTCCAAGAAAGTGATGACTTCCTTCGTAATCGGCGTCGGCGTGGAAGCGCCGGAGGTGACGCCCACCTTCCGGGGATGCTTCAGCCAATCGAGGTTAAGCTCCGTAATGTCCGCAATCCGGTAAGCCTTCACCCCGGCGATTTCCTCAGACACTTGAGCGAGCCGGTTCGAATTGTTGCTTCGCGGATCCCCGACCACGATCACGAGGTCCGTTTCCTTCGCCTGCTCGGCCACCGCCTCCTGCCGGACCTGGGTTGCCAGGCAGATTTCATTGTGAATCTCCGCCTGCGGAAACTTCTCGATGAGACGGTTGACGATATCCTTGATGTCCCACTGGCTCATGGTTGTCTGATTGGTGATCACGATGCGGGAATGGTCGATATTCAGACGGTCGATCTCTTCGACCTTCTCAATGAGGTGAACGCGGCCGGGGGCGATTCCGATGGCCCCTTCCGGCTCCGGATGCCCCTTCTTGCCGATATAGATAATCTCATAGCCTTCCGCGGTTTTCTCCCGGATCAGGTCATGAGTACGCGTTACGTCGGGACAGGTAGCGTCGACCACCGTCAAGCCCTTGTCCCGAGCGCGTCGTCTGACTTCGGGGGATACCCCGTGGGCGGTGAAGATAACGGTGCCCTTCTCGATCTTCTCCAGAATCTCGAGACGGTTGGCTCCGTCCAGCGTAATGATTCCTTCCTTTTCGAAAAAGTCCGTCACATGCGCATTATGCACAATCATTCCTAATATATAGACGGGACGGGGCAGGTTCAAATTCTCAGCGGTAGACCGCGCGAGCGCCATCGCATCCACAACCCCGTAGCAATAGCCCCTGGGCGATATTTTGACAACTTCCATCCTGCAACCATCCTTTGTGTCGTTGAAATAGGCCTTAATGCCCTTCTTATCTAGTATAGCCTATTCCAGAGTCGGTGGAAAGCAAAGCGGGAGCCACACGACAAAAGTCGACCCTTCCCCTTCGCGCGTGGTGACCTCGATGGAGCCCCGGTGCTCGTCGATGATCCATTTGGCGATGGACAGCCCGAGGCCCGTTCCGGAGGTTTGGCCCCTAGACACATCGGCGCGGTAAAATCGGTCGAAAATATGCGGAATTTCTCTGCTGTCCATGCCCATTCCCGTATCGCTGATGCGGATTCCGATCTGCTCGGAGGTCCGGATGGCATCAATAAGCACATAACCCTCCATGGTGTACTTGAACGCATTTTCGATAAAAATAAACAGCATTTGCTGCAAATGGTCCGGGCTTCCATTTACAAAAGCCCCTTCCAGGGGAGACAGATTGCCCGTGCGCCACTCCACCGTCTTCGGCAGCAGGCCCGCCTTGCGGATCACTTCCTCCACGAGCGGACGCAGCTCCACGATCTGCTTGCTCATCTCCACGCCCGCATCGGCGCGGGCCAGGGCAAGCAGATCATTGACGAGCCGGCTCATCCGGGCCGCTTCCCCCGCAATGTCCTGCATCGCCTCGAGCGACATTTCCTTCTTCTCCTCTTCGGTGAAGCCCGAATCGCCCCCGGTTCTCTTCCACATCTTCTCGAGCAGGTCGACGTTGCCCCGGATCGTAGTCAGCGGCGTTCTCAGCTCGTGGGACGCATCCGAGACGAAGCGCCGCTGGGTCCGGTTCGTTTCCTCCAGTTCCTCGTACGCTCCTTGAATGCGGGACAGCATCTCGTTCACCGTGTTGGTCAGCCTGCCGATTTCATCGGGCGGGCCTTCATAGCCGATACGGCGGTTCAGGTCAACGCCCTTCTGGATTTGGGCGGCCGCCTCCGTCACCTGCTCGATCGGCCGGAGAGCCTTCCGGGACAGGTACCAGCCCAGCGTAGCGGCGATCAGAATAACAAGCAGGGAGAAAGCGATCAGGAAATAAGAAACCGCGCGAAGCAGGTTCCGGATATCATCGACGAGGACGCCGATTTGCAGGAAGACCGGCTGTCCGTATTTGTCCGTCAGCTGGGTCTTTTGGGTATAGAGATAGAAGGGAACGCCCTGGTAGACGAACTCCACGTACGGCTTGTTCTTGGCAATCCGGACGCGCATTTCGCGGGAAATTTGCTGGCTCGGGAAATTTTTAGAGTACAGCTCGCCGGCGGTGGTGATCTGAATGAAATAACCGACCGAACGGAAATCCGACAGCTGGGGAATCTGCACGATGGTCTCGCCGTTGATCGTAAACGTGCTGTCGGAAAGCTGGGAATTCACCTGCCGGACGAGATCCTCCATAACCGACCTTTGGTTGGCAAATAACTGAAAATACAAGAAGCCGTAAAGCACGATGCCGAACACAAGGAGAGTCACCCCCAGAACCCCCGAGTACCAAAGGGTCAGGCGTGTACGGATGGACATGCTAGCTATCCCCTCTCAGGACGTAGCCCGCTCCGCGGACCGTCTGAATGATCCGTTTGCCCCCGTGCTCCTCGGTCTTCTGCCGGAGCAGGGCGATATAGACCTCCAGAACGTTCGATTCTCCGCTGTAGTCGTAGCCCCAAATTTTCTCCATGATGAGATCCCGGGAGAGCACCCGCTTGGGATTCTGCATAAAAAGGTTGAGCAGCTCGAACTCCTTCGTCGTCAGCTCAATCCTTTTGCCGCTCCGGAACACTTCCCGCGTATCGTGGTCCATCACTATGTCCTCGTATTCGATCCGGCTGGTGGGCTGGGGAGCCTTCTCCACCCGGCGGCGCAGCAGCACCCGGACCCTTGCCAGCAGTTCCTCCAGCGCAAAGGGCTTGACGAGGTAATCATCCGCGCCGATGTCCAGTCCCTTTACCCGGTCCGCCACCTCGTCCTTTGCCGTCAGCATGAGCACCGGCACGTCGATGCCGCTTTCGCGGATCCGCCGGCATACTTCCCAGCCGTCCAGCTTCGGCATCATGACGTCGAGGACAATCAGACGCGGCTCCTGCTCCAGAATGCGCCGAAGCCCTTCCAGTCCGTCGTTCGCCGTCGTCACCGAGTACCCTTCGAAGGTCAGGCTCCTCCTCAGCATGGAGGTGATTTTCTCATCGTCATCGATCACCAGGATCTCTTCTCTCATGGCCGTTCCCCCTTCATTCTTTGGTTATAGTGTATCAAATCCCGCTGGGATTAACGACTGTCGGACAAGCGGAACCGAGCCTAGGCGCCATCAAGCCCGGGGCACAAAAAAAGAAGCG contains:
- the trmL gene encoding tRNA (uridine(34)/cytosine(34)/5-carboxymethylaminomethyluridine(34)-2'-O)-methyltransferase TrmL — protein: MAFHIVLVEPEIPANTGNISRTCAATGTFLHLVKPLGFSTDDKTLKRAGLDYWPSVKLEYHDSFEELQKLYPAGRYYYATTKAERRYTDFSFADGDFFVFGKETKGLPEELLRAHPETCMRIPMGEAVRSLNLSNSAAVVLYEGLRQTGFTGLF
- the aroF gene encoding 3-deoxy-7-phosphoheptulonate synthase, which produces MIVITSNKIGQERIAEIVAYIERHEVKAHVSRGEDRTVIGIIGKADPVLAEHLRQMSGVEQVIKISKSYKLASRDFHPSDTVIKIKDVEIGGDQLVIMGGPCAVESPGQIDEIARLVKMSGGQVLRGGAFKPRTGPYSFQGVGVEGLEMMAEAGRKHGLLTITEVMTPEYVDICAEHADILQVGTRNMQNFDLLRKLGTIQTPVLLKRGFSSTYDEFLNAAEYILAGGNPNVMLCERGIRTFESYTRNTLDLAAIPALQQLSHLPVISDPSHGTGRRELVEPMCKASVAAGANGLIVEMHTDPDNSMTGDGVQSLFPDQFARLLQDLEKLAPLCGKRFETPKEPVPAGSWRI
- the thpR gene encoding RNA 2',3'-cyclic phosphodiesterase, which codes for METSLPRLFLAIPAGDESRAALREACSRLKPSAPFRKWVHPADYHITLQFLGGVPSSQIETIKEALAREPLGEPFRLALSRLGTFGASSAPRVLWAGLQGDLPSLARLQQTVTTLMTPFGYPPEDRPFKPHITLARKAEGPVRLEEVPLAAADWTVTRFVLYQTHMGRSPMYEEIGEFRFI
- a CDS encoding response regulator transcription factor codes for the protein MLKKKILVVDDEPSISMLLDFNLKLVGFDVLCVYDGEAVFEAIPAFRPDLIVLDLMLPKMDGIQVCRRLRDMGNRVPIIMLTAMQELNDKIAGLDNGADDYMTKPFSPQELISRIQAILRRMQGLPEEEEAESIEIGSIRIHPSQREVTVEDRPVDLTPREFDLLLFLCRHKGKVLSRQQLLHGVWDYHFLGDTRIVDVHISHLRDKMERNPRTPEYIMTIRSVGYKLADGTAARRTLA
- the serC gene encoding 3-phosphoserine/phosphohydroxythreonine transaminase, with translation MNKRAYNFNAGPAALPLEVLQQAQEQFVDYKGIGMSIMEISHRSKEYEQVNDETQQLMAELLGLPEGYKVLFLQGGASTQFAMIPMNFAAGGRSGSYVMTGSWSEKAYQEAQLMGEASIAASTDKEKPLRMPAPSEIQVPADAAYVHLTSNETIAGTQFAEFPDTGEVPLIGDMSSDILSREFDASKFAMIYAGAQKNLGPSGVTVVILREDFAKQAAKGIPTMLRYETYLKNNSLYNTPPVYSVYMVNLVLKWIKEKGGLAAMERSNREKTGLIYSAIDNSGGFYEGLAARDSRSIMNLTFKLSNEELEKAFVAEAKANGFVGLPGHRSVGHLRASTYNAVPYESCKALAEFMDEFRRKNG
- the glnA gene encoding type I glutamate--ammonia ligase, with translation MSAANVMSIIKEKNIEWVDFRFVDLSGKGHHISLPASEVEEETFENGVAFDGSSIPGFRGIEESDMVMMPDTETVYVDPFTAHPTLIVMCNIHTPDGERYDRDPRSIAQKAEEFLQQSGVGTAAFFAPESEFFIFDDVRYENGMNKSYFEVDSEEAGWNSGRKEEGGNLGFKVPVKGGYVPVAPVDTQQDIRSEMCRLMQEAGLRIERHHHEVATAGQGEINFRFDTLTKTADNLMKYKYIVHNTARQWGKVATFMPKPLFGDNGSGMHVHQSIFNGDSPMFYEKGGYANLSETALHYIGGILHHAPALIALTNPSTNSFKRLVPGYEAPVNLVFSKGNRSAAVRIPVAAVTPKGCRIEFRTPDSTANPYLAFAAMLLAGLDGIEKKIDPRELGYGPFDKNIYELPEEELREIRSVPASLDEALDALAADSEFLTQGGVFSQDFITNYIEFKRGEAKSVAIRIHPQEYALYFGC
- a CDS encoding AbrB/MazE/SpoVT family DNA-binding domain-containing protein, with the translated sequence MKPAGVVRKVDQLGRIVLPKSLRKRYQMNEGDPIEILVQGDQILLERYRPRCVFCTSMEEVTEFKDKYVCGQCLREMDQMKG